Genomic DNA from Acidimicrobiales bacterium:
TGGGCGCTCGGCTCCCGAGCACCCGACACACCAAGCACGGTCGGGTAGCTCAGTTGGCAGAGCGACCGCCTGAAAAGCGGTAGGTCACCGGATCGACGCCGGTCCCGACCACACAGATCAACACGAGTCGACCAGCGCTTCCGGCGCTGGTCGATTTGCGTTGCGGCCCGAGCGCCCTCGTCCTGTCGCTACCCCAATGGCCCAATAGCGACCGCTTCTCATTGGCAAATACGGCCGGATTGGTCAGGCCCAATGACTCATCGTCTCCAGCGGTTCGATCCAAGGTGTTCCCATCGAGCCTTTCATGGTGTTGACTGGATTCATGACACCGCCAATGACTTCCATGTCACAAGAACACAAAGATGCCCTTGCGCAGGGACGAGCAGAAGGGAGAACCGTTCGCAACTACCTCGAAGCGCTCGACACCCATCGTCCCAAACGTGGACGCAAGCGCACGCCCGATTCCATCAAGAATCGGCTCGACGCCATCGCCCGGGATCTCCCCGAGGTCGACCCGCTCAAGCGACTGCAGCTGACGCAGGAGCGCATCGATCTCGAGGAAGAACTCGAGCGGCTCCAGAGCGACAATGACCTCGAGGAACTCGAACGGGCCTTCACCGAGGTGGCGAAGAGCTATGCCGAACGCAAGGGGATCTCCTACAGCGCGTTCCGCGAACTCGGCGTGAGCGCCAAGACCTTGAAAGCCGCCGGGATCGCCCGTTCGAGCTGATCCGAGGTCCGATCGATCGTCGCGACGGGGGCGGGCTGCGGTGGGCCCGCCCTCCTTCGCGCCATCGGTTGCATCATCGGAGAAAACTTCTCAAGCCACCCCCGGACCATGTCGATCGATCGGGTGTCCACCCTCGTCCGTTTGGAGCATCGATCCACATGAATGGCCGCTGCAGCGCTGATCCGCTCGATCATGCCGATGACGTCTGCGAATTCTGCGGTGACGAGTTCTGCCGAAGCTGCCTCATCACGACTCGCGGCGGGAAGGGAAAGCTGATCTGCCGCGAATGTGCGATCAGTAACAGTGGGATCAAAGGGGCGAAAGCGTCGAAACCGCGCGTGTCGAAAGCCCATGTCGAACGGGCCCGGGTTGCGCTCGAAGAGGCCAAATCAACCCGACGAGCAAAGACCTTCCAATTCTTCGACGAAGCGGAGGACTATGTCGAGCGCTCCGCCGAGGTGATCGCGCCGGAGCCGATCGACGAACCAGTCCTCGACGAGGCACGAGCGTCGAAACGCCGCTTCGGGCTGCGGCGCCGCGGCGACGACGATCCCGAACTCGACACCAGCGACGAAACGCTGGCCGAGCAGGAGACAGCGGAACCAGCGCCACGCCCACCATCGGTGCCGACCGGCCGTTCCACCCCCGCGACCACGCTGATCGAGAGCGGCGCACTGGCGAGCGCACCACCCGGAACGCTGCCGGCGTCGCAGCTGTCGCCTGAAGCCAGCTCGCCTCCCGACCCGGGCTGGCCGATCGACGGCGAGGTCACCGGATCGAAGCTGGAGACGGCGCCGTCGACCCAGGCCGACGATGCGGAGCCGACCGAGCACGTGACTCCGGTCGCCCCACCAGCGGACTCATTGGCAGATCGATTCCGAACCCGAACGGCCAACGGGGCGGCAGCGTCGCCCGCCGCTTCGCCGACGACGGGCCAGCATGCGGCGCCGGTCGACCAACCGGCTCCTCCGGCCGCGGCGACAGCGGCCGACGATCTCGACGCCGATCCGTTCGCCCCGACGTGGGATCCGTTCGTCGAGCCCACGCCGACCACGACGCCGCAGGTCGATCTGGCCTTCCCGGCACCATCGGCTGCGCCGAGCAGCAACGATCCGTTCGCCACGCCGGCCACGCCCCTCCTGTGGGATGCCACCACCCCCCGGGCCGCCTCGCCGGCGACCCCGGAACCCATCGGACATGCGCCGGCCGCCACCGATCTCGGGAGCGATCCGTTTGCCATGGGCGACCCTTTCGGCGCTCCGGCCTTCCCAGACTCGACCCCGTCGGCGGCCGGCCCAGCGTCAGCTGCCCCTGCGGCGCCTGGCCCGTCGCACGTCGCCGCTACGACACCCCTTCCGCCACGCCAACGCGCCGCAGACCAGTTCCAGCCTCCGGCTGAGCCCCTGGTGGAGCGGCGGAGCGAGCCGTCGCCGATGGTCGCGCCCAGCCCGTCGCGAGCAACACCGCCCCCGGTCGCCCCACCGTTCGAAGGCCAGGCGCCACCGGTGGTCCCCGCCACACCGAACCCGGTTCCGGCCGCCTCGGCGGTCGGTCCCGTCGCCAATGGCGCCACCGCTCGAGCCGCAGCCGATACCGACGCGAACGGCAATTGGATCCCTCCGCTGCTGCGCGGCATGGCGCCGGTCGAAGAGCGACGAGCTGATCAACTCCCGCGCCGTCGTCAGCGCGACTGACCGTCGACAGAGGACGCCCGGGTCCTCAGCTCCAGTGGAGGTACTGGTCTCGGCCGGGGCCGGTGGAGGCGAGTGAGACCTTGACGCCGACCTGCTCCTCGAGCGCCCGCAGATACGACTGAGCGTGTGCGTGCAGGTCGCCCGGCTCGGTCGCTGCGGTCAGGTCGGTCTTCCAGCCAGGGAAGGTCTCGTAGATCGGCTTCGCCCGGTGCAGGTCGGACTGGTGGTACGGCATCCGCTCGACCCGCTCGCCGTCGATCTCGTAGGCCACGCACATCTTGATCTCGTCGAACGTGTCGAGCACGTCGAGTTTGGTGATCGCCAACTCGGTCAGTCCGTTGACCCGTGCGGCGTGCCGCAGCATCACGGCATCGAACCAGCCGGGCCGGCGGCGACGACCGGTGTTGACGCCGTATTCCCGGCCGATGTCGACGATCTTGTCGCCGGTGTCGTCGAGAAGCTCGGTCGGGAACGGTCCCGAGCCGACGCGGGTGACATACGCCTTCGCGATGCCGACGACCCGAGTGATGTCCTTGGGCCCGATACCGGCGCCGGTGCAGGCACCGCCGGCAATCGGGTTGCTGGAGGTGACGAACGGGTACGTGCCGTGGTCGAGGTCGAGGAAGGTCGCCTGTGCCCCCTCGAACAACACGTGCTGTCCGGCATCGAGTGCGTCGTGGATCAGGTTGACCGAGTCGGCGATGTGCGGCTTGATGCCCTCGAGACACTCCTGGAGCACACGATCGGCCAGCGCGTCGGGATCGACGGGCAGGCGGTTGAAGACCTTCGTGAGGACCTTGTTGGTGTGCGAGAGCGATCCGTGCAGCTTCTCGCGGAAAATGTCTTCGTCGAGGAGGTCTTGCACACGAATTCCGAGGCGCATCGCCTTGTCGGCGTAGGCCGGGCCGATGCCCCGCTTGGTGGTGCCCAGCTTCGCCTTGCCCAAGTGACGCTCGTGCAAAGCGTCGAGCTGCTGGTGATAGGGAAGGATCAGGTGGGCATTGCCCGACACCTGGAGCCGAGAACAGTCGATGCCGCGCCGAGTGAGCATCTCCTTCTCGGCGAGCAGCACGAAGGGGTCGACCACGACACCGTTGCCGATGACGGGGACGATGTGGTCGTAGAGGACGCCGCTCGGAATCAGCTGGATGGCGAACTTCTCATCGCCGACGACGATGGTGTGCCCGGCGTTGTGGCCGCCCTGATAGCGCACCACCATCGCCATTTCCTTGGACAGGAGGTCGGTGAACTTCCCCTTGCCCTCATCGCCCCACTGAGTTCCGACCACGATCGTTGCTGGCACGTTGGACAAGCCTATCGGCGCGCGGGTCCCGGAGCCGCACGAGGGCGGACTCCGGGACGCCGGTGTCAGACGGCAGTGATCGCAAGCTCGTCGTCGACGACATCGACCACGATCTTCGAGCCCTCGTCGAGGCCGCCATCGAGGATCTCCATGGCGATGCGGTCCGCCACCTCCTTCTGGATGACTCGCTTGAGCGGGCGAGCGCCGAAGGCGGGGTCGTAGCCGAGACCGGCCAGCTTCGCGGTGGCAGCGGGCGTGACGTCGAGCCGGACCTTGTGCTGATCGAGACGAGTTTGGAGATGCACCAACTGGATGTCGACGATGTTCGCAAGGTCGGCTTCGGTCAGCGGGCTGAAGCGCACGATGTCATCGACCCGGTTGATGAACTCGGGAC
This window encodes:
- a CDS encoding adenylosuccinate synthase, whose product is MPATIVVGTQWGDEGKGKFTDLLSKEMAMVVRYQGGHNAGHTIVVGDEKFAIQLIPSGVLYDHIVPVIGNGVVVDPFVLLAEKEMLTRRGIDCSRLQVSGNAHLILPYHQQLDALHERHLGKAKLGTTKRGIGPAYADKAMRLGIRVQDLLDEDIFREKLHGSLSHTNKVLTKVFNRLPVDPDALADRVLQECLEGIKPHIADSVNLIHDALDAGQHVLFEGAQATFLDLDHGTYPFVTSSNPIAGGACTGAGIGPKDITRVVGIAKAYVTRVGSGPFPTELLDDTGDKIVDIGREYGVNTGRRRRPGWFDAVMLRHAARVNGLTELAITKLDVLDTFDEIKMCVAYEIDGERVERMPYHQSDLHRAKPIYETFPGWKTDLTAATEPGDLHAHAQSYLRALEEQVGVKVSLASTGPGRDQYLHWS